The sequence below is a genomic window from Aureibacillus halotolerans.
GGACACATCATCGTTGACCTTAATAACGAAGCCGATATCAAATTATGGAACCTCGAAGACGACCCCGAGTTCCAAGAGATCTTGAAGGAACACAAGAGGAAGAATGAGAAGGACTAAACAGTCGCTTATCAACGTTGCTGCAAATCTCTTCACATGGTCTAAGTTTCTTCCGAACCATGTGCAAACTACAATAGAAAGGGGCTTTTTTTATGCAAACCTATACCTTCTACGAACCATTCTCATTAACCTCTGCGACTTTGATGAATGTAAAAAGCGAACACGATGCCCCTATAGGCTACATCCAAAAACAATATGACAAGAAAATTCACCGCTACTATAGCTTGGTCATGGATAAGCTTTTTGTTCACTACGTTTTCGTGGATCATGAGCAGCAGAAGACTGTTAATGACACTAAATAATGTCCAAAAACTGACGTATCATTTTGTCCTACTCTTGACGGATTTATTGCCTTTTATTGATAGGGAGGCTTGTAACTGCCTCCCAAAAACAATCTATAGACCAATATGATAGGTTTCATTTTGCTTCAAATAAAAACGGACATCCTGATGACCAGTGATAATGTACCAATCCATACCAAGCTCCAGACGACAGGATAACACTTTTCCATAACCGAGGTACAAATCGAACCATTCACCACACCCCAGTTTGTAACCTGCCTGATCTCCCCAATCAACGATCCAACAATCGAG
It includes:
- a CDS encoding tubby C-terminal domain-like protein; amino-acid sequence: MQTYTFYEPFSLTSATLMNVKSEHDAPIGYIQKQYDKKIHRYYSLVMDKLFVHYVFVDHEQQKTVNDTK
- a CDS encoding DUF5348 domain-containing protein, whose translation is LDCWIVDWGDQAGYKLGCGEWFDLYLGYGKVLSCRLELGMDWYIITGHQDVRFYLKQNETYHIGL